A stretch of Leucobacter aridicollis DNA encodes these proteins:
- a CDS encoding alpha/beta hydrolase family protein: MTGSAPASRQAAGGAPGDDVTITCADGFVLSARAFAPAPETDLGMTAVITTATGAKASYYWRYGAFLAGRGFRAIVADYRGVGRSAPAGGTRALRRMRTRWHEWGTLDIDAVIDWAQRDGPDRTIVGVGHSFGGLGICVAPRAASVTRLLTVGAQHAHWRDYAAGHPRTLLRWHVAMPAIASVAGYFPGKRLGWLEDIPRGVAFDWARGRSDFADTIGPGGAAVMERVAALKFDVLAVAATDDPFATEPATERFLSYLSSARVSRRELVPADLGVSEIGHLGVFHERFREPLWGRSADWLAQR; this comes from the coding sequence GTGACTGGCAGCGCGCCCGCATCACGGCAGGCCGCTGGCGGTGCGCCCGGAGACGACGTCACCATCACCTGCGCTGACGGCTTTGTCCTATCGGCCCGCGCATTCGCCCCGGCCCCCGAGACTGACCTCGGGATGACGGCGGTCATCACGACCGCGACTGGCGCGAAGGCCTCGTACTACTGGCGCTATGGCGCCTTCCTCGCTGGCCGCGGCTTCCGGGCAATCGTCGCCGACTATCGGGGCGTGGGCAGATCTGCGCCCGCTGGTGGCACACGGGCGCTGCGTCGGATGCGCACCCGCTGGCACGAGTGGGGCACCCTCGACATTGACGCCGTCATCGACTGGGCGCAGCGGGACGGGCCAGATCGCACGATCGTCGGTGTCGGGCATAGCTTCGGCGGCCTCGGCATCTGTGTCGCACCTCGGGCGGCCTCCGTGACGCGACTCCTCACGGTTGGGGCCCAGCACGCGCACTGGCGCGATTACGCGGCCGGACACCCGCGGACGCTGCTCCGCTGGCACGTCGCGATGCCCGCGATCGCCAGCGTCGCAGGCTACTTTCCCGGCAAGCGACTCGGCTGGCTCGAAGACATCCCGAGGGGAGTCGCCTTCGATTGGGCCCGCGGTCGATCAGACTTCGCCGACACGATTGGGCCCGGTGGGGCCGCCGTGATGGAGCGCGTTGCTGCCCTCAAGTTCGACGTGCTCGCGGTGGCCGCGACTGACGACCCGTTCGCGACGGAGCCTGCGACCGAGCGGTTCCTCAGCTATCTGTCGAGCGCTCGAGTGTCGCGGCGCGAGCTCGTGCCAGCCGATCTTGGCGTGTCTGAGATCGGGCATCTCGGGGTGTTCCACGAGCGCTTCAGGGAGCCGCTCTGGGGCCGTTCGGCCGACTGGCTCGCGCAGCGCTGA